A single genomic interval of Sphingobium sp. WTD-1 harbors:
- a CDS encoding tyrosine-type recombinase/integrase, which translates to MGMTPLALVGGTPHDTDRYSNWLEARLGGLSPLLVENPVWSDAIMNEVFGHSWLSQTYASLPLSAAVPVLTNEIKAYLAASVLDDRKADTQWFQRRIPVIRYLVEEGASLLQHFGAGCLADIPHPGFGASDGDTAKTKCHNDAVLELYATWYGEQYGRRRQSQTRQWIRDGEIVTTQYRSPEVQLFGDIHRFSIINRAQMAPMHDRDIIWINDLYSEEDTRFRDRQRRSDTYLNFLCFEPWLRPLMRGFLLDKVAHGELAPATLVGMQSRLRTFGQFLHGEGIAEPGRVTELTMERYLAWGNARNAAGKNWYTDIVQLLRAAPVLLPGQWPRIALDKRAARRIRYKQAPDDPRNRLYASREGANRAAPPEALAAMVARLDELPAPIPVIFMIGVTTGARAEDLHALLFDCLRPDPHDTRFMLFTFWQNKVSRWNTKPLLVTDPAHQAMIKLIEAQRDHVRQRYGRVTKYLFPVFSGKRESFLGYNWTLQELKMLCLRHGIVDGEGKPFDFSWHPLRHHRGTQMAAEGHDILSIMFELGHASPDMASMYVNKRLDLKKNALLRKGGGQFFTIAGKVDEAVGDLLLRKETMLATRVSGGACTLPGQLGEWCEHAHACLTCRFFRADGDDLEHFRCERAGLYVAIEGLEQEARDYEEGGQARMADITRKRLQRNKDAVHNTDTIIRSIEEHGLYKGQKQRYRPSAAREEATQ; encoded by the coding sequence ATGGGCATGACGCCGCTGGCGCTCGTCGGCGGCACACCGCATGATACCGATCGCTACAGCAACTGGCTCGAAGCTCGGCTCGGGGGACTATCCCCCCTTCTCGTTGAGAATCCTGTCTGGTCAGACGCCATAATGAACGAGGTGTTCGGCCATTCCTGGCTGAGCCAGACATACGCAAGTCTGCCGCTCAGCGCTGCGGTTCCGGTGCTGACCAACGAGATCAAGGCCTACCTCGCGGCATCGGTGCTCGATGATCGCAAGGCCGACACCCAATGGTTCCAGCGCCGGATCCCGGTGATCCGATATCTCGTCGAGGAAGGCGCAAGCCTGCTTCAGCATTTTGGAGCGGGCTGTCTGGCGGACATCCCCCACCCGGGCTTCGGCGCGTCAGATGGCGATACTGCGAAGACGAAATGCCACAACGATGCCGTCCTCGAACTCTACGCCACATGGTACGGCGAACAGTACGGGCGGCGGAGGCAAAGCCAGACCCGCCAATGGATCCGGGACGGCGAGATCGTCACCACCCAGTATCGATCACCGGAAGTGCAGCTGTTCGGTGATATCCATCGCTTCTCGATCATCAATCGGGCGCAGATGGCGCCGATGCATGACCGCGACATCATCTGGATCAACGATCTTTACAGCGAGGAGGACACGCGCTTCCGCGACCGGCAACGCCGAAGCGACACTTATCTGAACTTCCTGTGCTTCGAGCCTTGGCTGCGCCCGTTGATGCGCGGCTTCCTGCTCGACAAGGTCGCACATGGCGAACTTGCGCCGGCGACCCTTGTGGGAATGCAATCGCGCTTGCGAACCTTCGGGCAGTTCCTGCACGGCGAGGGCATCGCCGAGCCCGGGCGAGTCACTGAACTGACGATGGAGCGTTACCTCGCATGGGGAAACGCGCGAAATGCCGCAGGCAAGAACTGGTACACCGACATCGTGCAACTCCTGCGCGCGGCTCCGGTCCTGCTGCCAGGCCAATGGCCGCGGATCGCACTCGACAAGCGCGCCGCACGGCGCATCCGTTACAAGCAGGCACCGGACGACCCGCGGAACCGGCTTTACGCATCACGCGAGGGTGCCAACCGGGCCGCCCCGCCGGAAGCCCTGGCGGCCATGGTGGCCAGGCTCGACGAACTGCCCGCCCCTATCCCGGTAATCTTCATGATCGGCGTCACGACCGGGGCGCGGGCCGAAGACCTGCATGCCCTGCTCTTCGACTGCCTGCGGCCCGATCCGCACGACACGCGCTTCATGCTGTTCACGTTCTGGCAGAACAAGGTCAGCCGCTGGAATACCAAGCCCTTGCTGGTCACCGATCCTGCGCACCAGGCGATGATCAAGCTGATCGAGGCGCAGCGGGATCATGTCCGGCAGCGTTACGGGCGCGTCACCAAATACCTGTTCCCGGTCTTCTCCGGCAAACGGGAGTCGTTCCTCGGCTACAACTGGACCTTGCAGGAACTCAAGATGCTGTGCCTCAGGCATGGAATCGTCGATGGCGAGGGCAAGCCGTTCGACTTCTCGTGGCATCCACTGCGCCACCATCGCGGGACGCAGATGGCGGCCGAAGGCCATGACATCCTCAGCATCATGTTCGAACTGGGCCATGCCTCGCCCGATATGGCGTCGATGTACGTCAACAAGCGTCTCGACCTCAAGAAGAACGCCTTGCTGCGGAAAGGTGGCGGCCAGTTCTTCACGATCGCGGGCAAGGTCGACGAGGCCGTCGGCGATCTCCTGCTGCGCAAGGAAACCATGCTGGCGACGCGGGTCAGTGGCGGCGCCTGTACGCTGCCCGGCCAGCTTGGCGAATGGTGCGAGCACGCCCATGCCTGCCTGACCTGCCGGTTCTTCCGCGCCGATGGCGACGACCTCGAGCACTTCCGCTGCGAGCGCGCCGGACTTTACGTCGCGATCGAAGGCCTCGAACAGGAAGCGCGGGATTACGAGGAAGGCGGTCAGGCCCGCATGGCCGACATCACGCGCAAGCGGCTGCAACGCAACAAGGATGCCGTCCACAACACTGACACCATCATCCGTTCCATCGAGGAGCACGGTCTCTACAAAGGTCAAAAGCAGCGCTACAGGCCGAGCGCTGCTCGGGAGGAAGCGACGCAATGA
- a CDS encoding HdeD family acid-resistance protein, which translates to MASNTAWDQRLEARSGSAWGWILAYAILVILIGFVALANPIATGLTTGVLLGVFLIGYGVLAIVSGVSSLSDRGRWTEVLLGVLGVVTGGFILFNPFAGAISLVWALGFWLLVSGIFQVASAIRGAYDRGWRLALGVLDIVLGGYLLFAGPATSLVMLATIVGISFIFRGVFLAFVAFGLRKLAQPGRANIRT; encoded by the coding sequence ATGGCAAGCAACACTGCATGGGATCAAAGGTTGGAAGCGCGTTCAGGGTCGGCCTGGGGCTGGATTCTGGCTTATGCCATTCTCGTGATTCTGATCGGATTTGTCGCGCTTGCCAATCCGATCGCCACCGGGTTGACGACGGGCGTTCTCCTGGGCGTGTTTCTGATCGGTTACGGTGTCCTCGCGATTGTCTCCGGTGTTTCGTCGTTGTCCGATCGCGGACGCTGGACCGAAGTGCTGCTGGGCGTCCTGGGTGTCGTGACGGGCGGGTTTATCCTGTTCAATCCCTTTGCCGGCGCGATCTCCCTGGTCTGGGCGTTAGGTTTCTGGCTGCTTGTTTCGGGCATATTTCAGGTCGCGAGCGCCATCCGGGGCGCTTACGATCGCGGATGGCGTCTTGCGCTGGGCGTCCTCGATATCGTTCTGGGCGGATATCTGCTGTTCGCAGGTCCCGCGACCAGCCTCGTCATGCTCGCGACGATCGTCGGGATCAGCTTCATTTTCCGCGGCGTATTTCTCGCCTTTGTCGCGTTTGGTCTGCGCAAGCTGGCCCAACCCGGCAGAGCCAATATCCGCACCTAA
- a CDS encoding HU family DNA-binding protein, with protein MPTTTLDLSEKLSTAHGLSKPDAKKFVEAVFADITAAVAKGEEVSINGFGKFKVKDTPERQGRNPATGEAITIAASRKISFAPAKQVRDRLNGA; from the coding sequence ATGCCCACAACGACCTTGGATCTTTCCGAAAAACTCTCCACCGCACACGGGCTGTCAAAGCCGGACGCGAAGAAGTTCGTCGAAGCCGTATTCGCCGACATTACTGCGGCCGTCGCCAAGGGCGAAGAAGTCAGCATCAACGGGTTCGGCAAGTTCAAGGTCAAGGATACGCCCGAGCGTCAGGGCCGCAATCCCGCGACCGGCGAGGCGATCACGATCGCTGCATCGCGCAAGATCAGCTTCGCGCCTGCCAAGCAGGTCCGCGATCGTTTGAACGGCGCCTGA
- a CDS encoding SOS response-associated peptidase family protein, whose amino-acid sequence MIYMRNITITTAKSATYLENVGSNPERRCLVPFTHFAEPHPEGGKGDDGKPRQMWFSLPDQPIAFFAGIWRPTERGEAYAFCTTSPNAIVAPWHPKAMPAILHRADLTKWLDGTAEEALALVKPYDGDMVEQVATPDSGEA is encoded by the coding sequence ATGATTTATATGCGAAATATCACGATTACGACAGCGAAATCAGCGACTTACTTGGAGAATGTGGGCTCCAATCCCGAGCGCCGGTGCCTGGTCCCCTTTACGCATTTTGCCGAACCGCATCCTGAAGGTGGGAAGGGGGACGATGGCAAGCCCCGGCAGATGTGGTTTTCGTTGCCCGATCAGCCGATCGCATTCTTCGCCGGGATCTGGCGGCCGACCGAGCGGGGCGAGGCCTATGCCTTTTGTACGACATCCCCGAACGCGATTGTCGCCCCCTGGCATCCAAAGGCGATGCCGGCGATCCTGCATCGCGCAGATTTGACGAAATGGCTCGACGGGACAGCCGAGGAGGCGCTCGCGCTGGTCAAACCATATGACGGCGACATGGTGGAACAGGTTGCGACGCCTGATAGTGGTGAGGCATAA
- a CDS encoding IS1380-like element ISPme1 family transposase has protein sequence MDHLEGAGLARGDRVDFDRRVRLEFRGAQISSDGGLLVMRELDDVLGLSNLASEALRDSRTGKNTLHRLDGLFRQSVFGRLAGYEDVNDADRLALDPVMRQVVGGRAVEAQAASASQMGRFETETLALAANRAALADLNGQWIDRFHDRNGLKYIVLDMDSSVSPTHGDQEGAAWNGHFDCTCYHPIFLFNQFGMLERCALRNGNVHSADGWRDVLDPVIARYAGRDLGGRFFRADAAYAIPAIYMRLEEARFFYAIRLPANAVLREKIAHRLTRPVGRPSLTKVKRFFEDFEYQAASWDKPRRVIAKIEWHPGELFPKVGFIVTNLPMEPDWVVRFYNQRGTAEQHIKEGKYAFRWTRLSCRKFRHNEVRLQLHALAYNLATFLRCIELPEAMADWSLTSLQLKLIKIGARVVRHARAITFQLAEVAVTGPMVRAVLAAIRRLRTPPSCA, from the coding sequence ATGGATCACCTGGAGGGTGCGGGCTTGGCGCGGGGAGATCGGGTTGATTTCGACCGCCGTGTGCGTCTGGAGTTCCGTGGTGCGCAGATCAGTTCAGACGGTGGCCTGCTGGTGATGCGCGAGCTTGATGACGTGCTCGGCCTGTCCAATCTGGCGTCGGAGGCGCTGCGAGACAGCCGCACCGGGAAGAACACGCTCCATCGGCTTGACGGATTGTTCCGGCAATCGGTGTTCGGACGACTGGCCGGATACGAGGATGTGAACGATGCCGACCGCTTGGCCCTCGATCCCGTGATGCGTCAGGTCGTTGGCGGCAGGGCCGTCGAGGCGCAAGCTGCTTCGGCATCGCAGATGGGACGGTTCGAGACCGAGACGCTGGCTCTGGCCGCGAACCGGGCGGCGCTGGCCGATCTGAACGGCCAATGGATCGACCGGTTTCATGACCGCAACGGGTTGAAATACATCGTGCTGGACATGGACAGCTCGGTCAGCCCCACCCACGGCGATCAGGAAGGTGCTGCCTGGAACGGGCATTTCGACTGCACCTGCTATCACCCCATCTTCTTGTTCAACCAGTTTGGCATGCTGGAGCGCTGCGCCCTGCGTAACGGCAATGTCCACAGCGCCGATGGCTGGCGGGATGTCCTTGATCCCGTCATTGCCCGATATGCTGGCCGCGACCTTGGTGGACGCTTCTTCCGGGCCGACGCTGCCTACGCGATCCCCGCGATCTATATGCGGCTGGAAGAAGCCAGGTTCTTCTACGCCATCCGTCTGCCCGCCAACGCCGTCTTGCGCGAGAAGATCGCGCATCGGCTGACACGGCCCGTGGGACGGCCTTCGCTGACCAAGGTCAAACGGTTCTTCGAGGACTTCGAGTATCAGGCGGCGTCCTGGGACAAGCCGCGCCGCGTCATCGCCAAGATCGAATGGCATCCGGGCGAGCTGTTCCCCAAAGTCGGCTTCATCGTCACCAACCTGCCGATGGAGCCAGACTGGGTGGTGAGGTTCTACAACCAGCGCGGCACCGCAGAGCAGCACATCAAGGAAGGCAAATATGCCTTTCGCTGGACGCGGCTGTCATGCCGGAAGTTCCGGCACAACGAGGTGCGGCTGCAACTGCACGCGCTGGCCTACAACCTGGCAACCTTCCTGCGCTGCATCGAACTGCCCGAGGCCATGGCGGACTGGTCGTTGACCAGCCTGCAACTCAAGCTGATCAAGATCGGCGCCCGCGTCGTCCGCCACGCCCGCGCCATTACCTTCCAGTTGGCCGAGGTCGCCGTCACCGGCCCGATGGTGCGGGCCGTCCTTGCCGCCATCCGCCGTCTTCGAACGCCTCCGTCATGCGCATGA
- a CDS encoding DUF1269 domain-containing protein, translating into MSNLVFIAFPTEQKAEEVRQKVLSLQREYLIELGDAVVVVKDDKGHVKLNQMINLTATGAASGALWGTLIGFIFLNPLIGTALGAASGALGGKFSDIGINDQFMKDAAEALQPNTAGLFLLIRKMTTDKVLADLKGVGGTLMQTSFDETKEAQLRAALSAAAETEAPQA; encoded by the coding sequence ATGAGCAATCTCGTCTTCATCGCCTTCCCGACGGAACAGAAGGCCGAGGAGGTCCGCCAGAAGGTCCTATCCCTGCAGCGCGAATATCTGATCGAGCTGGGTGACGCAGTCGTCGTGGTCAAGGACGACAAGGGCCATGTGAAGCTCAATCAGATGATCAACCTCACCGCCACGGGCGCCGCTTCCGGTGCGCTCTGGGGCACCCTGATCGGCTTCATCTTCCTCAATCCGCTGATCGGCACGGCGCTCGGTGCCGCGTCCGGCGCTCTCGGCGGCAAGTTCAGCGATATCGGTATCAACGACCAGTTCATGAAGGATGCCGCCGAGGCCCTGCAGCCGAACACGGCGGGCCTGTTCCTGCTCATCCGCAAGATGACGACCGACAAAGTGCTGGCGGATCTCAAGGGCGTCGGCGGCACGCTGATGCAGACCTCCTTCGACGAGACCAAGGAGGCACAACTGCGCGCGGCGCTCTCGGCCGCGGCGGAGACCGAGGCCCCGCAGGCTTGA
- a CDS encoding patatin-like phospholipase family protein encodes MSKTPSAPSRGNDARAPLNIDLALQGGGAHGAYTWGVLSRILEEDWLTIEAISGTSAGAMNAAVLASGYALGGRAGARDALDRYWRKVSEAARFSPFQRSPLDVLLGRWTLDTSPLFVAMDMMSRVVSPYTLNPSGTNPLTDILAEAIDYDAIARGPIKLFISATNVRTGRNRIFRNGEITPDVLLASACLPTLFQAVEIDGESYWDGGYSGNPTMTPLIEESTASDTILIQINPVERPGTPRNARDILNRLNEVSFNAVLLKELRMMALLQREALSGTGEGARWARMRLHRITSDAMIELGYSSKLNAEWEFFTMLHDEGRRSAEAFYRAHRDEIGKHSTLDLDEFTKGV; translated from the coding sequence GTGAGCAAGACGCCTTCCGCCCCCAGCCGCGGCAACGACGCGCGCGCTCCACTGAACATCGACCTCGCTCTTCAGGGCGGCGGAGCCCATGGCGCGTATACCTGGGGCGTGCTGAGCCGGATTCTCGAAGAGGACTGGCTGACGATCGAGGCGATCTCCGGCACCTCGGCTGGTGCCATGAATGCCGCCGTGCTGGCCTCCGGCTATGCGCTGGGCGGGCGTGCAGGCGCTCGCGACGCATTGGACCGCTACTGGCGGAAGGTGTCCGAGGCGGCACGCTTCAGCCCATTCCAGCGCTCGCCGCTCGATGTGCTGCTCGGCCGCTGGACGCTCGACACCTCGCCGCTCTTCGTGGCGATGGACATGATGTCCCGCGTCGTCTCGCCCTACACCCTCAACCCGTCGGGTACGAACCCGCTGACGGACATCCTCGCCGAGGCGATCGATTACGACGCTATCGCAAGGGGCCCGATCAAGCTCTTCATCTCCGCGACGAATGTCAGGACGGGGCGCAACCGCATCTTTCGGAACGGCGAGATCACGCCGGACGTGCTGCTCGCCTCGGCCTGCCTGCCGACGCTGTTTCAGGCGGTCGAGATCGACGGCGAGAGCTATTGGGACGGTGGCTATTCCGGCAACCCGACGATGACCCCGCTGATCGAAGAGAGCACGGCCAGCGACACCATTCTCATCCAGATCAACCCGGTCGAGCGGCCGGGCACGCCGCGCAATGCTCGGGACATCCTGAACCGCCTCAACGAGGTCTCCTTCAACGCGGTGCTACTGAAGGAGCTGCGGATGATGGCGCTGCTGCAGCGCGAGGCGCTCTCCGGCACGGGCGAGGGCGCGCGCTGGGCGCGCATGCGCCTCCACCGCATCACCAGCGACGCCATGATCGAACTTGGCTATTCCTCGAAGCTCAATGCCGAGTGGGAGTTCTTCACGATGCTCCATGACGAGGGCAGGCGCTCCGCCGAAGCGTTCTACCGGGCGCATCGCGACGAGATCGGCAAGCATTCGACGCTCGATCTCGACGAGTTCACCAAGGGGGTCTGA
- a CDS encoding AI-2E family transporter, with amino-acid sequence MTSAKTSQAAQVIIAVILFVVALSIASSVFAPVAFALFIIALVWPLQKALQGALPRLLAPALSLFVMVVAFFAFGSLIVWAFGRVGRWIVSDAARFQAFYEQITLWLEGHGIAVAALWSENFSSAWVLRAVQTVSGRLNSTMSFWLVVLVYVLLGLLEVEDFGRRLKVMRNRDMAELILRGSIATAAKIRRYMLVRTAMSVITGLLVWVFARTVGLPLAEEWGFIAFLLNYVPFMGPLVATVFPTLFAMTQFGSWQAVIAVFACLNLIQFIVGSYIEPRVAGSALSISPPIVLFSVFFWSYLWGVFGAFIGVPITIALITFCALHPSSRWLAEMIGAVPKEAGAAGGSGPAA; translated from the coding sequence ATGACCAGCGCCAAGACCTCCCAGGCCGCGCAGGTCATCATCGCCGTAATCCTGTTCGTGGTCGCGCTGTCGATCGCGAGTTCCGTCTTCGCGCCGGTCGCCTTCGCGCTGTTCATCATCGCGCTGGTCTGGCCCTTGCAGAAGGCCTTGCAGGGCGCGCTGCCGCGGCTGCTGGCGCCGGCGCTGAGCCTGTTCGTCATGGTCGTCGCCTTCTTCGCCTTCGGCTCGCTGATCGTCTGGGCCTTCGGCCGGGTCGGCCGCTGGATCGTCAGCGATGCCGCGCGCTTCCAGGCCTTCTACGAGCAGATCACGCTCTGGCTCGAAGGGCATGGCATCGCGGTTGCGGCGCTGTGGTCGGAGAATTTCAGCTCGGCCTGGGTGCTGCGCGCCGTCCAGACCGTGAGCGGCCGGCTGAACAGCACGATGAGCTTCTGGCTGGTGGTGCTGGTCTACGTGCTGCTCGGCCTGCTCGAGGTCGAGGATTTCGGCCGCAGGCTCAAGGTGATGCGCAACCGCGACATGGCCGAATTGATCCTGCGCGGCAGCATCGCGACGGCCGCCAAGATCCGCCGCTACATGCTGGTCCGGACGGCGATGAGCGTCATCACCGGCCTGCTGGTCTGGGTCTTCGCCCGGACCGTCGGCCTGCCGCTGGCCGAGGAATGGGGCTTCATCGCCTTCCTGTTGAACTATGTCCCCTTCATGGGCCCGCTCGTCGCCACGGTCTTCCCGACCCTGTTCGCGATGACGCAGTTCGGCTCCTGGCAGGCGGTCATCGCGGTCTTCGCCTGCCTGAACCTGATCCAGTTCATCGTCGGCAGCTATATCGAGCCGCGGGTCGCCGGCAGTGCGCTCTCGATCTCGCCGCCGATCGTCCTGTTCTCGGTCTTCTTCTGGAGCTATCTCTGGGGCGTCTTCGGCGCCTTCATTGGCGTCCCTATCACGATCGCCCTCATCACCTTCTGCGCCCTGCATCCGTCGAGCCGCTGGCTGGCGGAGATGATCGGCGCGGTGCCGAAGGAGGCAGGCGCCGCGGGTGGATCCGGCCCGGCGGCCTGA
- a CDS encoding Na+/H+ antiporter subunit E has translation MADDRRFSALLVRGLCLLALWVILMGSALKDLPVGIAASAAGAWASTVLWPVGAGLSLRGLIRFLIRFLPQSVVAGVDVARRAFARDPDLRPGFATCRSIVPDGMARDSACAVMSLQPGKLPVSVAADGMLLIHCLDLREPIAEQVAADEAPFCRIFRAERRDG, from the coding sequence GTGGCCGATGACAGGCGGTTTTCGGCGCTCCTCGTCCGGGGGCTGTGCCTGCTGGCGCTATGGGTGATCCTGATGGGGTCTGCGCTCAAGGATTTGCCGGTCGGCATCGCCGCAAGCGCCGCCGGAGCTTGGGCCAGTACCGTGCTGTGGCCGGTCGGCGCTGGGCTTTCTCTTCGCGGCCTGATCCGTTTCCTGATCCGTTTCCTGCCGCAATCCGTTGTCGCGGGCGTCGATGTGGCGCGGCGCGCCTTTGCGCGTGATCCCGATCTGCGGCCGGGTTTCGCGACCTGCCGCTCGATCGTTCCCGATGGCATGGCACGTGATTCTGCGTGCGCCGTGATGAGCCTGCAGCCCGGCAAGCTACCCGTTTCCGTTGCGGCCGACGGGATGCTGCTGATCCATTGCCTCGACCTGCGCGAGCCCATCGCGGAGCAGGTCGCTGCCGACGAGGCGCCCTTTTGCCGGATATTCCGGGCGGAGCGCCGCGATGGCTGA
- a CDS encoding monovalent cation/H+ antiporter complex subunit F: MADILAAAAFLVLAMTVLALLRVLRSRVLAERVMALQLLGTGGTAVLLLLGAASGSAAVIDVALLLALFAAFACVAFALGMAEPAAELDPAKEQP; encoded by the coding sequence ATGGCTGACATTCTGGCCGCCGCGGCGTTCCTCGTCCTCGCGATGACCGTCCTCGCGTTGTTGCGTGTGCTCCGTTCCCGCGTCCTGGCCGAGCGCGTGATGGCGTTGCAACTGCTCGGGACCGGCGGCACGGCGGTGCTTCTGCTGCTGGGAGCCGCTTCCGGCTCTGCCGCCGTGATCGATGTCGCGTTGCTGCTCGCCCTGTTCGCGGCGTTTGCCTGCGTGGCCTTCGCGCTCGGCATGGCCGAGCCGGCCGCCGAACTTGATCCGGCGAAGGAGCAGCCATGA
- a CDS encoding monovalent cation/H(+) antiporter subunit G — MSGLGDIATIVLVSAGALLFLAGALGLLRFPDTLSRLHAISKADNLGLGLIVLGLLPQMASIADGLKLLCIWLLAQLS, encoded by the coding sequence ATGAGCGGCCTCGGCGATATCGCCACCATCGTTCTGGTGAGCGCGGGCGCGCTGCTCTTCCTCGCCGGCGCGCTCGGCCTGCTGCGCTTTCCCGATACGCTGAGCCGGCTGCATGCGATCAGCAAGGCGGACAATCTCGGGCTCGGGCTGATCGTACTCGGCCTCCTGCCGCAGATGGCGAGCATCGCGGACGGCCTGAAGCTGCTCTGCATCTGGCTGCTGGCGCAGCTTTCATGA
- a CDS encoding alpha/beta-hydrolase family protein — MMSFGTRALLLPLRWSRGLSGIGLALGTFLFAASLTPTLVPRTAVIQGVLGGVCFAAGYGFGTAWRWLWTYLEMPAPNERLRRIVNIVVAGICLLVAGIFLANAAEWQNSIRRVMSMEPIESAHPFKVSLIALVTFAVLLTLARLFRLMALFLARRPLGFMPRRVALVAGLAITTVLVWSLANGFLVRVGFRVLDSSFRERDALIEPASPQPTDPLQSGSQASLVKWRELGRAGREFVASRPSAADITALSGRPAMQPIRTYVGLRAAGTAEARARLALEELKRSGAFDRKILVVITPTGTGWVDPSAISPIEHLGDGDVASVALQYSYLSSPLSLLAQPEYGSEAARALFSEVYGHWTRLPKERRPRLYLHGLSLGSMNSERSIELLELIGDPIDGAVWSGPPFGNRFWRDITDRRNEGSPAWLPEYREGRAVRFMNQNGPTVPPATPWGVMRIVYLQYASDAVTFFDRRSFFRKPAWLEPTRGPDVSPQFRWYPVVTGLQLLVDMAFATRTPMGYGHVYAPQHYVEAWVAVAGAGSWSPEAQAALKRHLWDHAQRGSDDRDGEEGAYDNRGG, encoded by the coding sequence ATGATGAGCTTCGGCACGAGAGCTCTCCTGCTTCCGCTGCGCTGGAGCCGTGGCCTGTCCGGCATCGGCCTGGCGCTCGGCACCTTCCTGTTCGCAGCCTCGCTCACCCCCACGCTCGTGCCGCGCACGGCCGTGATCCAGGGCGTTCTGGGTGGTGTCTGTTTCGCGGCAGGCTATGGCTTCGGCACGGCCTGGCGCTGGCTCTGGACCTATCTGGAGATGCCGGCGCCCAATGAGCGGCTGCGCCGCATCGTCAACATCGTCGTCGCCGGCATATGCCTGCTGGTCGCCGGCATCTTCCTCGCGAATGCGGCGGAATGGCAGAATTCCATCCGCCGCGTGATGTCGATGGAGCCGATCGAGAGCGCCCATCCGTTCAAGGTCAGCCTGATCGCGCTCGTCACCTTCGCAGTGCTGCTGACCCTGGCGCGTCTGTTCAGGCTGATGGCCCTCTTCCTGGCGCGCCGGCCGCTGGGCTTCATGCCGCGGCGGGTCGCGCTCGTGGCCGGCCTCGCGATCACGACGGTTCTGGTCTGGTCGCTCGCCAACGGCTTCCTGGTGCGCGTCGGCTTCCGCGTGCTGGATTCCTCCTTCCGCGAACGCGACGCCCTGATCGAGCCGGCCAGTCCGCAGCCGACGGACCCGCTTCAATCCGGCAGTCAGGCCTCGCTGGTGAAATGGCGGGAGCTGGGGCGGGCGGGCCGCGAGTTTGTGGCCTCGCGCCCGAGCGCGGCCGATATCACCGCCCTGTCGGGCCGGCCGGCGATGCAGCCGATCCGCACCTATGTCGGGTTGCGCGCGGCCGGGACGGCGGAGGCGCGCGCGCGGCTGGCGCTGGAGGAATTGAAGCGCTCGGGCGCCTTCGACCGGAAGATTCTGGTGGTGATCACGCCGACCGGCACCGGCTGGGTCGATCCCTCGGCGATCAGCCCGATCGAGCATCTCGGCGACGGCGATGTCGCCAGTGTCGCGCTGCAATATTCCTATCTGTCGAGCCCACTCTCGCTGCTGGCTCAGCCGGAATACGGTTCCGAGGCGGCGCGAGCGCTGTTCAGCGAGGTCTATGGCCACTGGACGCGCCTGCCCAAGGAACGCCGGCCGCGGCTCTACCTGCACGGCTTGAGCCTGGGTTCGATGAATTCGGAGCGATCGATCGAGTTGCTCGAATTGATCGGCGATCCGATCGATGGCGCCGTCTGGAGCGGCCCGCCCTTCGGTAACCGTTTCTGGCGCGACATCACAGACCGGCGCAATGAGGGTTCGCCGGCCTGGCTGCCGGAATACCGGGAGGGCCGCGCCGTCCGTTTCATGAACCAGAATGGACCGACCGTTCCGCCTGCGACGCCCTGGGGCGTGATGCGGATCGTCTATCTCCAATATGCCAGCGACGCGGTGACCTTCTTCGATCGCCGTAGCTTCTTCCGAAAGCCTGCCTGGCTCGAGCCGACGCGCGGCCCCGACGTCTCGCCCCAGTTCCGCTGGTATCCCGTCGTGACCGGCCTGCAGCTTCTCGTCGACATGGCCTTCGCGACGAGGACGCCGATGGGCTACGGGCATGTCTACGCTCCGCAGCACTATGTCGAAGCCTGGGTCGCGGTGGCCGGGGCGGGGAGCTGGTCGCCGGAGGCCCAGGCCGCGTTGAAGCGTCATCTCTGGGATCACGCCCAGCGCGGCAGCGATGATCGCGATGGCGAAGAGGGCGCTTACGACAATCGCGGGGGCTGA